In a genomic window of Vespula vulgaris chromosome 13, iyVesVulg1.1, whole genome shotgun sequence:
- the LOC127068455 gene encoding cytochrome c oxidase assembly protein COX11, mitochondrial — protein sequence MLLIHCQRLTSSYGIRKISTNVSKNLMKEHYNPEQKRKFRSTALYMTGLGILVAGLSYAAVPLYRIFCQAYSYGGTVVGHDDSKVESMKPIKERKIKVQFSADVGASMAWNFKPLQREITVIPGETALAFYTAKNPTDKPVIGISTYNVLPFEVGQYFNKIQCFCFEEQLLNPHEQVDMPVFFYIDPEFNEDPKMEFINDIALSYTFFESKEDLKLPLPSYIKKHVTSK from the exons ATGTTGTTAATACATTGTCAACGTTTAACAAGTAGTTATGGTATCAGAAAAATATCTACGAATGTATccaaaaatttaatgaaagaacATTATAATCCTGAACAGAAACGAAAATTTCGATCAACGGCACTTTATATGACTGGTTTGGGTATACTTGTAGCCGGGCTTAGTTACGCAGCAGTACCATTATACAGAATATTTTGTcag GCATACAGTTATGGAGGAACTGTAGTTGGTCATGACGATAGCAAAGTAGAATCAATGAAAcctattaaagaaagaaaaataaaagtacagTTCAGTGCTGATGTAGGTGCATCAATGGCATGGAATTTTAAACCTTTACAACGTGAGATAACTGTAATCCCTGGAGAGACTGCATTGGCATTTTACACTGCTAAAAATCCAACAGATAAACCTGTTATAGGTATTTCTACGTATAATGTACTTCCATTTGAGGTAGgacaatatttcaataaaattcaatGCTTTTGCTTTGAAGAGCAATTATTGAATCCACACGAACAG gtTGATATGccagtatttttttatattgatccAGAGTTCAATGAAGATCCTAAAATGGAATTTATCAATGATATAGCATTGTCATACACATTTTTTGAATCAAAAGAAGATCTCAAACTTCCTTTGCCtagttatattaaaaaacacgTAACATCGAAATGA
- the LOC127068432 gene encoding cytosolic Fe-S cluster assembly factor NUBP1 homolog isoform X1 — MFQCSPCSQQSLMLILKFFQSFMHTFYLMIYFINFSLKAIKMNTRYYSQRAYSGAVLIIFLNMADVPNEAPEHCPGTQSDHAGKASACAGCPNQVLCASGATKQPDPNIELVKERLSNVKHKILILSGKGGVGKSTMTSLISRVLADSNPDKNIAVLDIDICGPSQPRILGALGEQIHQSGSGWSPVYIEDNLSLMSIGFLLDSPSSAVIWRGPKKNGMIRQFLSEVDWGNLDYLILDTPPGTSDEHLSVTTYLKSAGITGAIVITTPQQVALLDVRKEIDFCNKVNIPILGVVENMSLFVCPKCKNSAEIFPALTGGGRAMAADLNIDFLGSLPLDPLIARCCDEGKNFLIDIPESPTIQVLREIVKKIVHKCENEKENNMVEKT; from the exons ATGTTCCAGTGCAGTCCTTGTTCTCAACAATCTTTGATGTTGATCCTCAAGTTCTTTCAAAGCTTTATGCATACGTTTTACTTGATGATCTATTTCATCAATTTCTCTTTGAAGgctataaaaatgaatacaaGATATTATAGTCAG CGCGCGTATAGTGGTGCagtattgataatatttctcaaCATGGCAGATGTACCAAATGAAGCTCCAGAAC ATTGTCCTGGTACACAGAGTGATCATGCCGGTAAAGCATCAGCTTGTGCAGGATGTCCAAACCAAGTATTATGTGCATCAGGTGCAACAAAACAACCGGATCCTAATATAGAAttagttaaagaaagattatctAATGTCAAACACAAAATCTTGATTTTATCAGGCAAAGGTGGAGTTGGTAAAAGTACAATGACTTCATTGATATCTAGGGTTCTGGCAGATAGTAATCCTGATAAGAAT ATTGCTGTGTTGGACATTGATATTTGTGGTCCATCACAACCAAGAATTTTAGGAGCACTTGGAGAACAAATACATCAAAGTGGTTCTGGCTGGTCTCCTGTg TATATCGAAGATAATTTATCATTGATGTCAATTGGATTTTTACTTGATAGTCCAAGCAGTGCAGTAATATGGAGAGGGCCTAAAAAAAATGGTATGATACGACAATTTTTGTCTGAAGTTGATTGGGGCAATTTAGATTATCTTATTCTGGACACACCACCGGGTACCTCAGATGAACATTTGTCAGTAACcacatatttaaaaagtgcTGGTATAACTGGTGCCATAGTTATCACTACACCTCAGCAAGTTGCTTTGTTGGATGTcaggaaagaaatagatttttGTAACAAAGTAAACATTCCAATATTAGGTGTAGTTGAAAATATGAGTTTGTTTGTATGTCCTAAGTGTAAG AATTCCGCAGAAATTTTTCCTGCATTGACAGGTGGTGGTCGTGCTATGGCCGCcgatttaaatattgattttttaggATCATTACCATTAGATCCATTGATTGCAAGATGTTGTGACGAGGGAAAAAACTTCTTAATCGACATTCCAGAATCACCAACGATTCAAGTTTTACGGGAAATCGTAAAAA AGATCGTACATAAatgtgaaaatgaaaaggaaaataatatggTTGAAAAAACTTAA
- the LOC127068432 gene encoding cytosolic Fe-S cluster assembly factor NUBP1 homolog isoform X2: protein MRYRAYSGAVLIIFLNMADVPNEAPEHCPGTQSDHAGKASACAGCPNQVLCASGATKQPDPNIELVKERLSNVKHKILILSGKGGVGKSTMTSLISRVLADSNPDKNIAVLDIDICGPSQPRILGALGEQIHQSGSGWSPVYIEDNLSLMSIGFLLDSPSSAVIWRGPKKNGMIRQFLSEVDWGNLDYLILDTPPGTSDEHLSVTTYLKSAGITGAIVITTPQQVALLDVRKEIDFCNKVNIPILGVVENMSLFVCPKCKNSAEIFPALTGGGRAMAADLNIDFLGSLPLDPLIARCCDEGKNFLIDIPESPTIQVLREIVKKIVHKCENEKENNMVEKT, encoded by the exons atgagatat CGCGCGTATAGTGGTGCagtattgataatatttctcaaCATGGCAGATGTACCAAATGAAGCTCCAGAAC ATTGTCCTGGTACACAGAGTGATCATGCCGGTAAAGCATCAGCTTGTGCAGGATGTCCAAACCAAGTATTATGTGCATCAGGTGCAACAAAACAACCGGATCCTAATATAGAAttagttaaagaaagattatctAATGTCAAACACAAAATCTTGATTTTATCAGGCAAAGGTGGAGTTGGTAAAAGTACAATGACTTCATTGATATCTAGGGTTCTGGCAGATAGTAATCCTGATAAGAAT ATTGCTGTGTTGGACATTGATATTTGTGGTCCATCACAACCAAGAATTTTAGGAGCACTTGGAGAACAAATACATCAAAGTGGTTCTGGCTGGTCTCCTGTg TATATCGAAGATAATTTATCATTGATGTCAATTGGATTTTTACTTGATAGTCCAAGCAGTGCAGTAATATGGAGAGGGCCTAAAAAAAATGGTATGATACGACAATTTTTGTCTGAAGTTGATTGGGGCAATTTAGATTATCTTATTCTGGACACACCACCGGGTACCTCAGATGAACATTTGTCAGTAACcacatatttaaaaagtgcTGGTATAACTGGTGCCATAGTTATCACTACACCTCAGCAAGTTGCTTTGTTGGATGTcaggaaagaaatagatttttGTAACAAAGTAAACATTCCAATATTAGGTGTAGTTGAAAATATGAGTTTGTTTGTATGTCCTAAGTGTAAG AATTCCGCAGAAATTTTTCCTGCATTGACAGGTGGTGGTCGTGCTATGGCCGCcgatttaaatattgattttttaggATCATTACCATTAGATCCATTGATTGCAAGATGTTGTGACGAGGGAAAAAACTTCTTAATCGACATTCCAGAATCACCAACGATTCAAGTTTTACGGGAAATCGTAAAAA AGATCGTACATAAatgtgaaaatgaaaaggaaaataatatggTTGAAAAAACTTAA
- the LOC127068402 gene encoding lysosomal alpha-glucosidase-like has translation MIIKGNNEFKKNPSELIKQDDKSDESSKLVKMDVIKANDKEVKIVDAKTSSRVKYTYIAIMLVAIFLSAVIIIAILPYSVFSSKESRIYMDEIVNDLENWRYKTIEDPDDIIEEREYIYDVIIMQDDNIYEKITVNNEPENYLQCRKIPLSLRFDCLPEFGATESDCTKRGCCWNPVKYDHEFLNVPYCYYPYDWSIYKYENFSQQDNSFSGFLALKEKSAYKKDISLVKMETTMIDSSILRVKIYDPVNQRYEPPWPIRSDFPSSYYWPEKPKYRFVTDDEKVGFKVDRVADNTTLFDSIGIGGFIFADQFLQISGILPSEDIYGIGEHRTHLKVKNDWKRYTMFNADQPPIENANLYGSHPFYLMIEESGNCHGVLFLNSNPMETILQPTPAVTFRSIGGIFDMYFLLGPTPQDVARQYSEIVGKPFLPPYWSLGFHLCRYGYGSLEKTIKVWNRTIEAGIPFDTQWNDLDYMDKNNDFTYNKETFNELPKFVEQLHNLGMHYIPLIDAGIGASEKSGSYRPYDEGVKQEIFVKDAISNEPFKGKVWNKGSTVWPDFTHPKAKDYYLNMMQDLHNSFQYDGAWIDMNEPSNFYNGNKNGCIDNELDYPEYTPMIIGKKLATKTLCMNAKHYLGSHYNLHNTYGISHAIATNYALTNIRKKRPFVISRSTWVGHGMYAGHWSGDVFSTWYDLQMSIPEILNFNLFQIPMIGADICGFNGNTTAALCNRWMQLGAFYPFARNHNSDSTIEQDPVALGDLVVKSSKRAFTIRYWLLPYLYTLFFRAHKFGETVARPLFFEFINDKATYEIDTQFMWGKSLMINPVLEEGKTNVIAYIPRGLWYDLYTKKSFFSIGQKFTFDAPLDTIPLLIRGGSILPAQKPGATTTESRKNSFELLVALDQLGFAKGELYWDDGDSLDSIEKREYTWLSFVANNQTLHSVFLQKGTFKEKMILGRIQILGVNKSVSRVILNKNEITFKFDPLKSSFSITGLLLDMQESFELTWE, from the exons ATGATTATCAAGGGTAACAATGAATTTAAGAAGAATCCATCTGAACTAATTAAACAAGATGATAAATCAGATGAATCTTCCAAACTAGTTAAGATGGATGTAATAAAGGCAAATGATAAAGAAGTGAAGATTGTTGATGCAAAAACAAGTTCCCGTGtcaaatatacttatattgcTATAATGCTTGTTGCAATTTTTTTAAGTGCTGTTATAATAATTGCTATACTACCTTATTCTGTATTTAGTAGCAAAGAATCAAGGATTTATATGGATGAAATTGTTAATGACCTTGAAAATTGGAGATACAAAACAATTGAAGATCCAGATGatattatcgaagaaagagagtacatctatgatgtaattattatgcaagatgataatatatatgaaaaaataacagTTAATAATGAACCAGAAAACTATTTGCAA tGTAGGAAGATTCCTCTATCATTACGATTCGATTGTCTTCCGGAATTTGGAGCTACTGAATCTGATTGCACAAAAAGAGGTTGTTGCTGGAATCCAGTAAAATATGATCACGAATTCTTAAATGTTCcttattgttattatcctTATGATTggagtatttataaatatgaaaacttTAGTCAGCAAGACAATAGTTTTTCTGGATTTCTtgctttaaaagaaaaatccgcTTATAAAAAAGACATATCCCTTGTGAAAATGGAAACAACAATGATTGATAGTTCAATACTACGTGTtaag ATTTATGATCCTGTAAATCAAAGATATGAGCCTCCATGGCCAATAAGATCTGATTTCCCATCCTCGTATTATTGGCCTGAAAAACCAAAATACAGATTTGTCACAGATGATGAAAAAGTTGGATTTAAAGTTGATAGAGTTGCAGACAACACGACATT GTTTGACTCCATTGGTATTGGTGGCTTTATATTTGCTGATCAATTCTTACAAATAAGTGGCATATTACCTTCAGAAGACATTTATGGTATTGGTGAACATAGAACacatttaaaagtaaaaaacgaTTGGAAACGCTATACGATGTTTAATGCAGATCAACCACCAATAGAAAAT GCGAATTTATATGGTTCTCATCCATTTTATCTCATGATAGAAGAATCAGGAAATTGTCATGGagtattatttctaaatagcAATCCAATgg AAACAATATTACAACCAACTCCTGCTGTAACTTTTAGAAGTATAGGTGGTATCTTTGATATGTACTTTTTATTGGGACCAACTCCGCAAGATGTGGCAAGACAATATTCTGAAATTGTTGGTAAACCTTTCCTACCACCGTATTGGTCATTAGGTTTTCACTTATGCCg aTATGGATATGGAAGCTTGGAGAAAACTATAAAAGTATGGAACAGAACCATAGAAGCTGGAATTCCATTT GATACACAATGGAACGATTTAGATTACATGGATAAGAATAATGATTTCAcgtataataaagaaacatttaatgAATTACCAAAATTTGTTGAGCAGTTACATAat TTAGGAATGCATTATATTCCATTGATCGATGCTGGTATTGGTGCGTCAGAAAAAAGCGGATCGTATCGTCCATACGATGAAGGTGTAAAACAGGAAATATTCGTAAAGGATGCTATATCCAATGAACCATTTAAAGGAAAAGTTTGGAACAAAGGATCAACAGTGTGGCCTGATTTTACTCATCCGAAAgcaaaagattattatttgaatatgaTGCAAGACTTGCATAATAGTTTCCAGTACGATGGTGCATGGatt gATATGAATGAACCATCCAACTTTTACAATGGTAATAAAAATGGCTGCATTGACAACGAATTAGATTATCCAGAATATACTCCAATGattataggaaaaaaattagcTACAAAAACATTATGCATGAATGCAAAACATTATTTAGGATCACATTATAATCTTCATAATACTTATGGCATTAGTCATGCAATAGCTACAAACTA tgCTCTTACtaatatcagaaaaaaaaggccATTTGTAATTTCACGTTCGACGTGGGTTGGGCATGGGATGTATGCTGGTCATTGGTCTGGGGACGTTTTTTCGacatg GTACGATTTACAAATGAGTATTCCTGAAATACTTAACTTCAATCTTTTTCAAATACCGATGATAGGTGCTGATATTTGTGGATTTAATGGAAATACAACTGCAGCATTGTGCAATCGGTGGATGCAACTCGGTGCATTTTATCCTTTTGCAAGGAATCACAACTCGGATAGTACAATA gAGCAAGATCCAGTTGCCTTAGGTGATTTAGTGGTGAAATCATCAAAAAGAGCATTTACCATACGTTACTGGCTCTTGCCATATTTGTACACACTATTTTTCCGAGCACATAAATTTGGAGAAACTGTTGCTCGTCCATTATTTTTtga attcaTTAACGACAAAGCAACATACGAAATTGATACACAATTTATGTGGGGAAAATCTTTGATGATCAACCCAGTTTTAGAggag GGTAAAACAAACGTGATTGCTTATATACCACGTGGACTGTGGtatgatttatatacaaaaaaatcattcttctCAATCGGCCAGAAATTTACATTTGATGCTCCATTGGATACTATACCTTTGTTGATTCGTGGTGGTTCAATATTACCAGCACAAAAACCAGGTGCCACGACTACGGAGAGTAGGAAGAATAGTTTTGAATTATTAGTAGCCCTGGATCAGCTCGGATTTGCTAAAGGAGAATTATATTGGGACGATGGAGATAGTCTAG attccattgagaaaagagaatatacgTGGCTGTCCTTCGTGGCTAACAATCAAACTTTACATTCTGTATTTTTGCAAAAGGGTacgttcaaagaaaaaatgattcttGGCAGGATCCAAATTTTGGGAGTAAATAAATCAGTCTCTCGAGTGATATTGAATAAGAATGAGATTACATTTAAATTCGATCCATTGAAATCG TCTTTCAGTATTACTGGATTATTATTGGACATGCAAGAATCTTTTGAACTTACTTGGGAATAG
- the LOC127068411 gene encoding zinc finger protein 37-like translates to MINMQQLILGQVSGSSEQPQEEVQLTELLPVKQSRIRENNVFKDIDATDALKALRSFSGGCNEEEQDFGLRIFDENGRDKDEIKTKRGCGTKRKSNHSNLDNLEKKKNSSNERDIDHRDATNCKRSMMSKKRNVARKNSKKITSGSNKKSVNKDRTKDDTEEDDDDLSVLYDDEIPTYLDLDKTKDSLNDEVYVFRRERSNSCSLSQTSSEVNHDNTEEIYENDYQTTDGVLIKKFTHRSKNSEISTDELNSSVSEEERTTPTTDDNPEKELRLKIDAIIQANFLVERGDNNNVVSQDRKKLGKKVSSSKLSSSPSPPSRLSNIGTSEAQNGSNFSDEETKRSEDDGSNEDQTQKDSQKKYCCVVCDARFKGSGGLRNHYKVVHGAGPIFKCDECGKEFPLKERLKLHVRTHTGFKPYKCPECDKSFARGGQLVQHRRTHSQVKPYRCALCSGTFTCAANLALHVKRHNGQKDHKCEICGRGFVRRDALKKHLECLHRDVKSFLCVICNKTFKGHLPQHMRTHARDRPHGCATCGQRFAQKSQLTVHQRTHSGQRPFRCLVCWQAFAHSTALKLHTRRHTGERPFKCVECNAGFTQLPHWKKHMKCIHGRNEPYGCKRCKSFFRIKNDLENHEKSCHPEIEHDVEGSSNSLGASNDSTDKTTNTKYRTMTVERMRLLLAVLLKRISKQERLDELGFGKRLIDKVLHDSLISAGKDPATGKGLSELETLTKNLETFLEWTVPKEHWENFRRMKKTPEDILETLTAT, encoded by the coding sequence ATGATCAATATGCAGCAGTTGATCCTAGGACAAGTATCTGGTAGTAGCGAGCAACCTCAAGAAGAGGTTCAATTGACCGAACTCTTGCCCGTCAAACAGTCACGTATTAGGGAGAATAATGTTTTCAAGGACATCGACGCTACCGATGCGTTGAAAGCACTTCGAAGTTTTTCCGGTGGATGTAACGAGGAGGAACAGGACTTCGGATTGAGAATTTTTGACGAAAATGGCCGTGATAAAGATGAGATTAAAACTAAACGTGGATGCGGGACTAAGAGGAAATCCAATCACTCGAACCTTGATAacttggaaaagaagaaaaatagctcGAACGAACGTGACATCGATCATCGCGACGCCACCAATTGTAAAAGATCGATGATGTCCAAGAAAAGGAACGTAGCAAGAAAAAATTCTAAGAAGATAACCTCCGGTTCTAACAAAAAGTCTGTTAACAAAGACCGAACGAAAGACGATACTGAAGAGGACGACGATGATCTGTCTGTTTTATACGACGACGAAATTCCGACATATTTGGATCTAGACAAAACGAAAGACAGTTTGAACGACGAAGTTTACGTGTTCCGTCGTGAAAGATCTAActcatgctctctctctcaaacgTCCAGCGAGGTGAATCATGACAATACAGAGGAGATTTATGAAAACGATTATCAAACGACCGACGGGGTtctaataaagaaattcaCGCATCGTTCAAAGAATTCAGAGATTAGTACGGACGAGTTGAACTCATCGGTATccgaggaagaaagaacgacTCCAACGACCGACGATAATCCAGAGAAAGAGCTAAGATTGAAGATCGACGCGATAATCCAGGCGAATTTTTTGGTCGAAAGAGGAGATAACAACAATGTCGTTAgtcaagatagaaagaaattaggTAAGAAAGTGAGTTCTTCGAAGCTATCGTCGTCGCCATCACCACCATCTCGGTTATCTAACATAGGAACTAGCGAGGCTCAGAATGGATCGAATTTCAGCGACGAGGAGACCAAAAGATCGGAGGACGATGGTAGCAACGAGGATCAAACCCAAAAGGATtctcaaaagaaatattgttgTGTTGTTTGTGATGCTCGTTTCAAAGGTAGCGGTGGCCTAAGGAATCACTACAAAGTCGTTCACGGTGCCGGGCCAATTTTTAAATGTGACGAGTGCGGTAAGGAGTTCCCATTGAAGGAACGTTTGAAGTTACACGTTCGAACGCATACCGGTTTCAAGCCTTACAAGTGTCCGGAATGTGACAAGAGCTTTGCTAGGGGTGGCCAATTGGTTCAACATCGTCGTACACATAGCCAGGTAAAACCCTATCGTTGCGCCCTCTGTTCAGGCACGTTCACATGTGCAGCGAATCTTGCTTTGCATGTTAAACGGCACAACGGTCAGAAGGATCACAAATGTGAGATATGTGGCAGGGGTTTCGTTAGACGCGACGCATTGAAAAAACACTTGGAGTGTCTTCATCGCGACGTCAAGTCGTTTTTATGCGTGATTTGTAACAAAACGTTCAAGGGACACCTACCTCAACATATGAGGACTCATGCGCGAGACAGACCACACGGTTGTGCTACTTGCGGCCAAAGATTTGCTCAGAAATCACAATTGACCGTACACCAACGTACTCATTCGGGACAGAGACCATTCAGATGTTTGGTCTGTTGGCAAGCGTTTGCCCACTCGACTGCGTTGAAGTTGCACACTAGAAGACATACCGGGGAAAGGCCATTCAAATGTGTTGAATGTAATGCCGGTTTCACCCAATTGCCACATTGGAAAAAACATATGAAATGTATTCATGGTAGAAACGAGCCGTATGGTTGCAAACGTTGTAAGAGTTTTTTCAGGATCAAAAACGACTTAGAGAATCACGAGAAATCTTGCCACCCTGAGATAGAACACGACGTCGAGGGCTCGTCCAACTCTCTCGGTGCCTCGAACGATTCCACCGACAAGACCACCAATACGAAATACAGAACTATGACGGTCGAGAGGATGCGTTTGTTATTGGCTGTATTATTAAAGAGGATCAGCAAACAGGAGAGATTAGACGAGTTGGGTTTCGGTAAACGTCTTATCGACAAAGTTCTTCATGATTCTTTGATATCTGCTGGCAAGGACCCGGCAACGGGTAAGGGTCTCTCCGAATTGGAAACTCTCACCAAGAATCTTGAGACTTTCCTCGAGTGGACCGTACCGAAGGAACACTGGGAGAATTttcgtcgaatgaaaaaaactCCAGAAGACATCTTGGAAACTCTCACGGCTACGTAG